From a single bacterium genomic region:
- a CDS encoding HAD family hydrolase, giving the protein MIQAILFDLGNTLLRQDNLDLPKLEKAGFLNHLSIFKKRELGINLNDWGDLFYRLYEPQKKIAEKTNLEISIASIFNAMTEFYRIPKDLNLPLMVRNFFQPLINAQMLFHDAMPTLQFLKEHEIRLAVISNTHMPGILSMEVLERLNIKHYFEFAFFSSDFGWRKPHSIMFESAINHLHLKPNNIIYVGDQPEKDVVGAGSVGLKTAWINRDNTKLKKSAISPDYTLTTLSELDLLIKKAKR; this is encoded by the coding sequence ATGATTCAAGCCATTCTTTTTGATCTCGGCAATACTTTATTGCGTCAGGACAATCTCGACTTGCCCAAGCTTGAGAAAGCAGGATTTTTAAATCACCTCAGTATTTTCAAAAAGCGGGAACTTGGGATCAATCTAAACGATTGGGGCGATCTTTTTTACCGTCTGTATGAACCGCAAAAAAAAATTGCTGAAAAAACCAATTTGGAAATTTCAATCGCTTCCATTTTTAATGCGATGACTGAATTTTATCGTATTCCCAAGGATCTGAATTTACCGTTGATGGTCCGCAATTTTTTTCAACCGTTGATCAATGCCCAGATGCTTTTTCACGATGCGATGCCTACACTGCAATTTTTAAAAGAACATGAAATTCGCCTTGCTGTGATTTCCAATACCCACATGCCGGGAATTCTTTCCATGGAAGTTCTTGAGCGGCTTAATATCAAGCATTACTTTGAATTCGCTTTTTTTTCGTCCGATTTCGGCTGGCGCAAGCCACATTCGATCATGTTCGAATCCGCAATTAATCACTTACATCTCAAACCTAACAATATTATATATGTCGGCGATCAACCCGAAAAAGACGTTGTTGGCGCAGGCTCTGTAGGCCTCAAGACGGCCTGGATTAATCGGGACAACACGAAATTAAAAAAATCAGCTATCTCACCGGATTATACATTGACGACTTTGTCGGAATTGGACTTGTTGATTAA